One region of Deinococcus radiopugnans ATCC 19172 genomic DNA includes:
- a CDS encoding shikimate dehydrogenase: MQASDTPLALIGYPAPAARALRELGLVALATPTDHLKEVMDACMTLGFSGALVHRSQEVRAAEATQADASARRVGRVDAVAFTAGAHGTFALADALGDTLEASGYASRGASALLLGTDMHDLALALPLTRLGFSAVGVAAANTPDAERAARDLPAGVRAFPVSRQDSALAGLAERADLLVLTGGHLPAGLAQPYHTIIDLTGQLQTAPGGATLLDLTELHTRRLARQLAHATGQRFHAGELTGAVAALA; the protein is encoded by the coding sequence ATGCAAGCGTCTGACACGCCTCTAGCCCTGATCGGCTACCCTGCCCCCGCTGCCCGCGCCCTGCGTGAATTGGGGCTGGTGGCTCTCGCCACCCCCACGGACCATCTGAAAGAAGTCATGGACGCCTGCATGACGCTGGGGTTCAGCGGCGCGCTGGTCCACCGCAGCCAGGAGGTCCGGGCTGCCGAGGCCACGCAGGCCGACGCCAGTGCCCGCCGGGTGGGCCGGGTGGACGCCGTGGCCTTCACGGCAGGCGCGCATGGCACCTTCGCCCTGGCCGACGCTTTGGGCGACACGTTGGAGGCCAGCGGCTACGCCTCGCGCGGGGCCAGCGCACTGCTGCTGGGCACCGACATGCACGATCTGGCGCTGGCCCTGCCGCTGACCCGTCTGGGTTTCTCGGCGGTGGGCGTGGCGGCCGCCAACACCCCGGACGCCGAGCGGGCCGCCCGTGACCTTCCGGCAGGCGTGCGCGCCTTTCCCGTCAGCCGTCAGGACTCGGCCCTGGCAGGACTGGCCGAGCGGGCGGACCTGCTGGTGCTGACGGGTGGCCACCTCCCGGCGGGACTGGCCCAGCCGTACCACACGATCATTGACCTGACGGGACAGCTCCAGACCGCGCCCGGCGGGGCCACCCTGCTGGACCTGACTGAGCTGCACACCCGCCGCCTGGCCCGCCAGCTGGCCCACGCCACCGGCCAGCGCTTTCACGCCGGGGAGCTGACTGGAGCGGTGGCGGCGCTGGCCTAA
- a CDS encoding EamA family transporter, producing the protein MGGVTLGLLAALAWGFADYLAQPASRRMGAMRASFAAQGFGAAALLVFLVLTGTGLFPTDAVAWAWALGASTLMTAGGLAFYQSLGLGQLAVVAPIMGSYGAVTTALAWLSGERLSLLTGLGLLGVLVAVILVSLPQNTEGFQSTPAQIQGAWWAIFAAVVLGAGFFVIGYGLTPRVGGVQATWILRVCTLILTFVTLRVWQRRRTGLRPADGPGALKYAGWSGLLSTGAILVTALGLGRGEDSVVTVLGSMSIVLTTVLALLLNRERLGAVQWAGVGLALFSTVLVGLK; encoded by the coding sequence ATGGGCGGCGTAACCCTCGGCCTGCTGGCGGCGCTGGCGTGGGGCTTCGCGGATTATCTGGCGCAACCGGCCTCGCGGCGCATGGGGGCCATGCGGGCGTCCTTCGCCGCACAGGGCTTCGGCGCGGCGGCGCTGCTGGTCTTTCTGGTGCTGACCGGCACGGGTCTGTTTCCCACAGACGCGGTGGCATGGGCCTGGGCGCTGGGGGCGTCCACGCTGATGACGGCGGGCGGGCTGGCCTTTTACCAGTCGCTGGGGCTGGGGCAACTGGCGGTGGTGGCCCCGATCATGGGCAGTTACGGGGCCGTGACCACCGCGCTGGCGTGGCTGAGCGGCGAACGCCTGAGCCTGCTGACCGGCCTGGGGCTGCTGGGCGTGCTGGTGGCGGTGATTCTGGTTTCGCTGCCCCAGAACACGGAGGGCTTTCAGTCCACCCCCGCGCAGATTCAGGGCGCGTGGTGGGCCATCTTCGCCGCCGTGGTGCTGGGCGCGGGCTTCTTCGTCATCGGCTACGGCCTGACCCCCCGCGTGGGCGGCGTGCAGGCGACGTGGATTCTGCGCGTGTGCACGCTGATCCTGACCTTCGTGACGCTGCGGGTCTGGCAACGGCGCCGCACTGGCCTGCGCCCCGCCGACGGACCGGGGGCGCTGAAGTACGCCGGCTGGTCTGGCCTGCTGTCCACCGGGGCGATCCTGGTGACCGCGCTGGGGCTGGGGCGCGGCGAGGACAGCGTCGTGACCGTGCTGGGCAGCATGTCCATCGTGCTGACCACCGTGCTGGCGCTGC
- a CDS encoding YciI family protein translates to MPTLWIIESRYTKSGDELAAVTPRHREWLDQHYRSGVFLTSGRKLDNTGGVLVAQAESEEQLRDLFKDDPFVLEGCSEYAFTPFTPVKRGRALELEGVALVE, encoded by the coding sequence ATGCCCACCCTCTGGATCATCGAAAGCCGCTACACCAAATCCGGCGACGAACTGGCCGCCGTCACGCCCCGCCACCGCGAATGGCTCGACCAGCATTACCGCTCCGGCGTGTTCCTGACCTCCGGGCGCAAGCTGGACAATACCGGCGGCGTGCTGGTGGCGCAGGCCGAGAGCGAGGAGCAACTGCGCGACCTCTTCAAGGACGATCCCTTCGTGCTAGAAGGCTGCTCGGAGTACGCCTTCACGCCGTTTACCCCGGTCAAGCGCGGGCGGGCGCTGGAGCTTGAGGGCGTGGCGCTAGTGGAGTGA
- a CDS encoding ABC transporter permease — MGSYLIRRILRTVLVMLGISVVVFVFVRSIPGDPAVAMLGERATPAAAAALREQLGLNKPWFFNPANPLDAQYPKYISALVQGDLGSGLKSNIPVVNELKARFPATAELSIAALLFALIVGMPAGILAALRRNSGWDNLATGISLVGVSMPVFWLGLLLSYFFAVKLGWLPPSARLGYEYNIEPITGFYLLDSVLRGNAGAFWDALKHLILPAIALGSIPLAIISRITRSSLLDVLGQDYVRTARAKGLAPNSVTIKHALRNALLPVVTVIGLQAGALLGGAVLTETIFSWPGIGSWVYDAIAQRDYPIIQGGVIFAALVVSVVNLLVDLSYAALDPRIQYN; from the coding sequence TTGGGCAGTTATCTGATCCGCCGCATCCTGCGGACTGTACTGGTGATGCTGGGTATCAGTGTGGTGGTGTTCGTCTTCGTGCGCTCGATCCCCGGCGACCCCGCCGTCGCCATGCTGGGCGAGCGGGCCACCCCGGCGGCGGCGGCGGCCCTGCGCGAGCAACTGGGGCTGAACAAGCCGTGGTTCTTCAATCCGGCCAACCCGCTGGACGCGCAGTATCCCAAGTACATCTCGGCGCTGGTGCAGGGTGACCTGGGCAGCGGGCTGAAAAGCAACATCCCGGTGGTCAACGAACTCAAGGCGCGCTTTCCGGCCACCGCCGAGCTGAGCATCGCTGCGCTGCTGTTCGCGCTGATTGTCGGGATGCCCGCCGGAATTCTGGCCGCCCTGCGGCGAAACAGCGGCTGGGACAACCTGGCCACCGGCATCAGCCTGGTGGGCGTGAGCATGCCGGTGTTCTGGCTGGGCCTGCTGCTGTCGTACTTTTTTGCGGTCAAGCTGGGTTGGTTGCCGCCCAGCGCCCGCCTGGGCTACGAGTACAACATCGAGCCGATCACCGGCTTCTACCTGCTGGATTCGGTGCTGCGCGGCAACGCCGGGGCGTTCTGGGACGCCCTGAAACACCTGATCCTGCCGGCCATCGCGCTGGGCAGCATTCCGCTGGCGATCATCTCGCGTATCACCCGCAGCAGCCTGCTGGACGTGCTGGGGCAGGATTATGTCCGCACCGCACGCGCCAAGGGGCTGGCCCCCAATTCGGTCACCATCAAGCACGCGCTGCGAAATGCGCTGCTGCCGGTGGTCACCGTGATCGGCCTGCAGGCAGGGGCGCTGCTGGGCGGCGCAGTCCTCACCGAGACGATCTTCTCGTGGCCGGGCATCGGCTCATGGGTCTACGACGCCATCGCGCAGCGCGATTACCCGATCATCCAGGGCGGCGTGATCTTCGCGGCGCTGGTGGTCAGCGTGGTCAACCTGCTGGTGGATCTCAGTTACGCGGCCCTCGATCCCAGGATTCAGTACAACTGA
- a CDS encoding thiolase family protein has protein sequence MSKAVIVAASRTPTGKFLGALSDVSAVELGSITLAETLRRSGLAADVIEEVIMGQVVQAGSGQNPARHAALKAGLSNEVGALTINKVCGSGLKAVILAAQSIRAGDQSAVLAGGMESMSNAPYLLPGARKGYRLGHAQVLDANTHDGLWCSINDEGMGLTGERVADKYGISREEQDAFATRSHQRAIAAQGAGRFADEIVPVTVRGRKGDTVVDTDEGPRPDTSPETLARLKPAFKKDGSVTAGNAPGLNDAAASLLIMSEEAAAAHGLTPLAEIVDYATGGLAPEWVMMTPVPATTKLLQKLGWSAEDVDLWELNEAFSVQSIAVMNELGLNPERVNVNGGAVALGHPIGASGARILVTLLHALKQQDKETGIATLCMGGGNGLALAVKRV, from the coding sequence ATGAGCAAAGCAGTGATCGTGGCGGCGTCTCGCACGCCGACAGGCAAGTTTTTAGGGGCACTCTCGGACGTGAGCGCCGTGGAACTGGGCAGCATCACGCTGGCCGAAACCCTACGGCGTTCGGGGTTGGCGGCGGACGTGATCGAGGAAGTCATCATGGGTCAGGTGGTGCAGGCCGGCAGCGGACAGAACCCGGCCCGGCACGCGGCCCTCAAAGCGGGTCTGAGCAACGAGGTGGGTGCGCTGACCATCAACAAGGTCTGCGGCAGCGGCCTGAAAGCCGTGATCCTGGCCGCCCAGAGCATCCGCGCCGGGGATCAGTCGGCGGTGCTGGCGGGCGGCATGGAGAGCATGAGCAACGCGCCGTACCTGCTGCCGGGGGCCAGAAAAGGCTACCGCCTGGGCCACGCGCAGGTGCTGGACGCCAACACCCACGATGGCCTGTGGTGCAGCATCAACGACGAGGGCATGGGCCTGACCGGTGAGCGCGTGGCCGACAAATACGGGATTTCCCGTGAGGAGCAGGACGCCTTCGCCACCCGCAGCCACCAGCGGGCCATCGCCGCGCAGGGGGCCGGACGCTTTGCGGATGAAATTGTCCCCGTGACCGTGAGGGGCCGCAAGGGCGACACGGTAGTGGACACCGACGAGGGGCCGCGCCCCGACACCAGCCCAGAGACGCTGGCCCGCCTGAAGCCCGCCTTCAAAAAGGACGGTTCGGTCACGGCGGGCAACGCGCCGGGCCTGAACGACGCCGCCGCCAGCCTGCTGATCATGTCCGAGGAAGCCGCCGCCGCCCACGGCCTGACCCCCCTGGCCGAGATCGTGGACTACGCGACGGGCGGTCTGGCCCCCGAATGGGTGATGATGACCCCGGTGCCGGCCACCACCAAGCTGCTGCAAAAGCTGGGCTGGAGCGCAGAAGACGTAGATCTGTGGGAACTCAACGAGGCGTTCAGCGTTCAGAGCATCGCCGTGATGAACGAGCTGGGCCTGAACCCGGAACGCGTGAACGTCAACGGCGGCGCGGTGGCGCTGGGCCATCCGATTGGCGCGTCTGGCGCGCGGATTCTGGTCACGCTGCTGCACGCGCTGAAGCAGCAGGACAAGGAAACCGGGATTGCGACGCTGTGCATGGGCGGGGGCAATGGGCTGGCGCTGGCGGTGAAGCGGGTCTAA
- a CDS encoding 3-hydroxyacyl-CoA dehydrogenase family protein encodes MKFGVIGAGQMGGGIAQVAAQSGFDVIVQDVQQEYLDRGRGVIEKSLNKLHEKGRLDATPDEVLGRIKFTTHMQDFADCDLVVEAIVENQAVKNALFEQLGGIVKPEGILASNTSSIPITALASASGRPDRFIGMHFMNPVPLMALVEVIRGYATSDETAQFVTQTAEKMGKTPLTCNDFPGFVSNRILMPMLNEAIQCVMEGVAEPEAIDGIMKLGMNHPMGPLTLADFIGLDTCLSIMEVLHMGLGDDKYRPSPLLRKMVQAGLLGRKSGEGFYKY; translated from the coding sequence ATGAAATTCGGAGTCATCGGAGCAGGGCAGATGGGCGGCGGCATCGCGCAGGTGGCCGCGCAGAGTGGATTCGACGTGATCGTGCAGGACGTTCAGCAGGAGTATCTGGATCGGGGCCGGGGCGTCATCGAGAAGAGCCTTAACAAGCTGCACGAGAAGGGCAGGCTGGACGCCACGCCGGATGAGGTGCTGGGCCGCATCAAATTCACCACGCACATGCAGGACTTTGCCGACTGCGATCTGGTGGTGGAAGCCATCGTGGAGAACCAGGCGGTCAAGAACGCCCTGTTCGAGCAACTGGGGGGGATCGTCAAGCCCGAAGGCATCCTCGCCAGCAACACCAGTTCCATTCCCATCACCGCGCTGGCCTCGGCGTCGGGCCGCCCGGATCGCTTTATCGGCATGCACTTCATGAACCCGGTGCCGCTGATGGCCCTGGTGGAAGTGATTCGTGGCTATGCCACCAGCGACGAGACAGCGCAGTTCGTGACCCAGACCGCCGAAAAGATGGGCAAGACGCCGCTGACCTGCAACGACTTTCCCGGCTTCGTGTCTAACCGTATCCTGATGCCCATGCTCAACGAGGCCATCCAGTGCGTTATGGAAGGCGTGGCCGAACCCGAAGCCATTGACGGCATCATGAAACTGGGCATGAACCACCCGATGGGGCCACTGACGCTGGCGGATTTCATCGGCCTGGACACCTGCCTGAGCATCATGGAGGTGCTGCACATGGGGCTGGGCGACGACAAGTACCGCCCCTCGCCGCTATTGCGGAAGATGGTGCAGGCGGGATTGCTGGGGCGCAAGAGTGGAGAAGGCTTTTATAAGTATTGA
- a CDS encoding ABC transporter substrate-binding protein — translation MKKFLLTALLTSCGTLSSATAATLVFGNNGEPVSLESGNITDGISILVQRQIYDTLIDFKDGTTDLVPGLATSWTPNANSTAWTFKLRPNVKFHDGTPMNADAIVFNLRRWWDKSDAYGFRDQGRTFEIVGDLLGGFKGDPTAVIKDIVKVDNMTVRVDLTKSSTVLPNVLAAGYFGIASPTAIKKDGAKYGTPASKAVGTGPFIFQSWRTGDRVTLSPNKSYWGVKPKVDSLVIRSIKDASQRLNEMKAGTIDFANDLTPDSLKSVEADKNLVAVKRPSFNVGFLSLNNNNKYLKNDKVRQAISMAINKKAIVDAFWNGLAVSNASFLPPVLAWANSSKVPADYKFDPAAAKKMLADAGYPNGFSVDLWYMPVSRPYFPNPKPIAEAMAADLSAIGIKVNLKTEDWAKYLQDRNAEPGFDMYMIGWTGDYGDPDNFYGAYYGENGSSDISWNPPEIQKLLEQGRAAATQAAKAKVYTQIHDLTYNAAYRLPIAHSQPLAAARTYVKGWVPSPLGSEAFNTITIDGKK, via the coding sequence ATGAAGAAGTTTCTACTGACCGCGCTGCTGACCTCTTGCGGCACCCTCTCTTCGGCCACCGCTGCCACGCTGGTCTTCGGCAACAACGGTGAGCCCGTCAGCCTGGAATCGGGCAACATCACCGACGGCATCAGCATTCTGGTGCAGCGCCAGATCTACGACACGCTGATCGACTTCAAGGACGGCACCACCGATCTGGTGCCCGGCCTGGCCACCTCCTGGACGCCCAACGCCAACTCCACCGCCTGGACCTTCAAGCTGCGGCCCAATGTGAAGTTCCACGACGGCACGCCCATGAACGCCGACGCCATCGTCTTCAACCTGCGCCGCTGGTGGGACAAGTCCGACGCCTACGGCTTCCGCGACCAGGGCCGCACCTTCGAGATCGTGGGTGACCTGCTGGGCGGCTTCAAGGGTGACCCCACCGCCGTGATCAAGGACATCGTCAAGGTGGACAACATGACCGTGCGGGTGGACCTGACCAAGTCCAGCACCGTGCTGCCCAACGTGCTGGCCGCCGGGTATTTCGGCATCGCCAGTCCCACCGCCATCAAGAAGGACGGCGCGAAGTACGGCACGCCCGCCAGCAAGGCCGTCGGCACCGGCCCCTTCATCTTCCAGAGCTGGCGCACCGGGGACCGCGTGACCTTGTCGCCCAACAAGTCCTACTGGGGCGTTAAGCCCAAGGTCGACAGCCTGGTGATCCGCAGCATCAAGGACGCCTCGCAGCGCCTGAACGAGATGAAGGCCGGCACCATCGACTTCGCCAACGACCTGACCCCCGACAGCCTCAAGAGCGTGGAGGCCGACAAGAATCTGGTGGCGGTCAAGCGCCCCAGCTTCAACGTGGGCTTCTTGAGCCTGAACAACAACAACAAGTATCTGAAGAACGACAAGGTGCGTCAGGCCATCAGCATGGCCATCAACAAGAAGGCCATCGTGGACGCGTTCTGGAACGGTCTGGCCGTCAGCAACGCCAGCTTCCTGCCGCCCGTGCTGGCCTGGGCCAACAGCTCCAAGGTGCCGGCCGACTACAAATTCGATCCCGCCGCCGCCAAAAAGATGCTGGCCGACGCCGGCTACCCCAACGGCTTCAGCGTGGACCTGTGGTACATGCCGGTGTCCCGCCCGTACTTCCCCAACCCCAAGCCGATCGCCGAGGCCATGGCCGCCGACCTGAGCGCCATCGGCATCAAGGTCAACCTCAAGACCGAGGACTGGGCCAAGTACCTGCAGGACCGCAACGCCGAGCCGGGCTTCGACATGTACATGATCGGCTGGACCGGCGACTACGGTGACCCCGACAACTTCTACGGTGCGTACTACGGCGAGAACGGCAGCAGCGACATCAGCTGGAACCCGCCCGAAATTCAGAAGCTGCTGGAGCAGGGCCGCGCCGCCGCCACCCAGGCCGCCAAGGCCAAGGTCTACACCCAGATCCACGACCTGACCTACAACGCGGCCTACCGCCTGCCCATCGCGCACAGCCAGCCGCTGGCCGCCGCCCGCACCTACGTCAAGGGCTGGGTGCCCAGCCCGCTGGGCAGCGAGGCCTTCAACACCATCACCATCGACGGCAAGAAGTAA
- a CDS encoding tryptophan-rich sensory protein, producing MTGIARQVTLVLATVLTLVMNYLSNALPLFGNTNGQISDSLPNAFTPAGLTFAVWGPIFLGLAVFAVYQALPAGRGPRYDRLFWPFLLGNLLNVAWLFAFQSLTFGLSVVIMLALLGSLIWLYLTVRGLQPLSGEFWALQVPASLYLAWISVATMANITAFLVSAGITDGVLGIGAQLWSALLVVIAGLVGTFFLLRYRDYAFAAVLLWAFLGVYLARPDTLLVAVGVIAGAVLVVVAGLRAMRQGRMAL from the coding sequence ATGACTGGAATTGCGCGGCAGGTGACCTTGGTGCTGGCGACGGTACTGACGCTGGTGATGAACTATCTCAGCAACGCGCTGCCGCTGTTCGGCAATACGAACGGTCAGATCAGCGACTCGCTGCCCAACGCCTTCACGCCGGCCGGGCTGACCTTCGCGGTGTGGGGGCCGATCTTCCTGGGGCTGGCGGTGTTTGCGGTGTATCAGGCGTTGCCCGCCGGGCGCGGCCCGCGCTATGACCGCCTGTTCTGGCCTTTTTTGCTGGGCAACCTGCTGAACGTGGCGTGGCTGTTCGCCTTTCAGAGCCTCACCTTCGGTCTCAGTGTGGTGATCATGCTGGCGCTGCTGGGCAGCCTGATCTGGCTGTACCTGACGGTGCGCGGCCTGCAGCCCCTGAGCGGCGAGTTCTGGGCGCTGCAAGTTCCCGCCAGCCTGTATCTGGCCTGGATCAGCGTGGCGACGATGGCGAACATCACGGCGTTTCTGGTGAGCGCGGGCATTACGGACGGCGTGCTGGGCATCGGCGCACAGCTGTGGTCCGCCCTGCTGGTGGTGATCGCGGGGCTGGTGGGCACCTTCTTCCTGCTGCGGTATCGCGACTACGCCTTTGCCGCCGTGCTGCTGTGGGCCTTCCTGGGCGTGTATCTGGCCCGCCCGGATACGCTGCTGGTGGCGGTGGGCGTGATCGCGGGGGCTGTTCTCGTCGTCGTGGCAGGTCTCCGGGCCATGCGGCAGGGAAGAATGGCGCTGTAG
- a CDS encoding beta-N-acetylhexosaminidase, which produces MTSPKSFLALSLFALATAHAAPAQITPIPDARAQVPNTQLVPQPKRAEFPAGTLALTGLSVRTLGNAPELGWAARDLKAEWKTRLGATLPEATASKPAITIGTLADAELAARAKAAGLSTTAAEGYALWVDAGGAYIVGADAQGAYQGAQTLRQLLTPAGLRFARISDSPALKERVAMIYLDQYSKGVNDALIPLLAALKYNAVLVMSNYVQWDTARAGGYAHPGGASKAEARRVAALAREHGLEVIPLIETLGHVQWMYYGGANKDLFQDPDSQNPYAYDTLNPATYSRVLFPIFKEAAEVFGAKTIHIGHDEVRNRDRFPARANGKAAGFEKLFVDDTVKIHDYLKSLGVNTMIWHDSAFSDSVIATLPAKLPKDIQVAYWNYAPGTDYDMLGRIAGLGFPVLGASWDEAGNAEGLARSAQKAGALGMIQTRWTGYFGNPSIWDGQAQQGVASVRAAGAFWNPEAKAVVNAESIYRDLYAPVAYRGTAGATVSLRAAATRSLTDDDEKGWIGKGPDIDLRNLKPGVQQIGAYRFDISGAVMLRGARGAVGDLPTKVTLEIGRKADAVAFLHTTGWPGALARENIGHYEIEYADGSKLVQPLEYGRHIRAWTDLLPTSMIPAPGWAGQTADGLAVNVPILEWKNPKPGAVIRNITLVSEGKNANPALIGLTLIGGGK; this is translated from the coding sequence ATGACGTCACCAAAAAGCTTCCTGGCATTGAGTCTCTTCGCTTTAGCCACCGCCCACGCCGCCCCCGCACAGATCACTCCCATTCCCGACGCCCGCGCCCAGGTGCCCAATACCCAGCTGGTGCCGCAGCCCAAGCGGGCGGAGTTTCCTGCCGGAACGCTGGCGCTGACGGGTCTGAGCGTTCGCACGTTGGGCAACGCCCCGGAACTGGGCTGGGCGGCGCGCGACCTGAAAGCCGAGTGGAAAACGCGGCTGGGCGCGACGCTGCCGGAAGCCACAGCGAGCAAACCGGCCATCACCATCGGCACGCTGGCCGACGCTGAGCTGGCCGCCAGGGCGAAAGCGGCGGGCCTGTCCACCACTGCCGCCGAGGGCTACGCGCTGTGGGTGGACGCGGGCGGCGCGTACATCGTCGGCGCGGACGCTCAAGGGGCTTACCAGGGCGCACAGACGCTGCGGCAACTGCTGACACCTGCGGGCCTGCGCTTCGCCAGGATCAGCGACTCGCCCGCGCTGAAGGAACGGGTGGCGATGATCTACCTCGATCAGTACAGCAAAGGGGTCAACGACGCGCTGATTCCCCTGCTGGCCGCGCTGAAATACAACGCGGTGCTGGTCATGAGCAACTACGTGCAGTGGGACACGGCGCGGGCGGGCGGCTACGCGCACCCCGGCGGCGCGAGCAAGGCCGAGGCGCGGCGGGTGGCGGCGCTGGCCCGCGAACACGGCCTGGAGGTCATTCCCCTGATCGAGACGCTGGGGCACGTCCAGTGGATGTATTACGGCGGCGCGAACAAGGACCTGTTTCAAGACCCGGACAGCCAGAATCCCTACGCCTACGACACCCTGAATCCGGCGACGTACAGCCGCGTCCTGTTTCCCATCTTCAAGGAGGCGGCGGAGGTCTTCGGGGCGAAGACCATCCACATCGGCCACGACGAGGTGCGCAACCGTGACCGCTTCCCCGCGCGGGCGAACGGCAAGGCGGCGGGTTTCGAGAAACTGTTCGTGGACGACACGGTCAAGATTCACGACTACCTCAAGTCGCTGGGCGTGAACACCATGATCTGGCACGACTCGGCGTTCTCGGATTCGGTGATCGCCACGCTGCCCGCCAAATTGCCGAAGGACATTCAGGTGGCGTACTGGAACTACGCGCCGGGCACGGACTACGACATGCTGGGGAGGATCGCCGGGCTGGGCTTCCCGGTGCTGGGCGCGTCGTGGGACGAGGCCGGCAACGCCGAGGGGCTGGCCCGCTCGGCGCAGAAGGCCGGGGCGCTGGGCATGATCCAGACGCGCTGGACGGGGTATTTCGGCAACCCGAGCATCTGGGACGGGCAGGCACAGCAGGGCGTGGCCTCCGTGCGGGCGGCGGGAGCGTTCTGGAACCCGGAGGCCAAAGCAGTCGTGAACGCAGAGTCGATTTATCGTGACCTGTACGCGCCCGTGGCCTACCGGGGAACGGCCGGCGCCACGGTCAGCCTGAGGGCCGCCGCCACGCGCAGCCTGACCGACGACGACGAGAAGGGCTGGATCGGCAAGGGGCCGGACATCGATCTGCGAAATCTGAAACCGGGCGTCCAGCAGATCGGCGCGTACCGGTTCGACATCTCCGGCGCGGTGATGCTCAGGGGAGCGCGTGGGGCGGTGGGTGACCTGCCCACGAAAGTCACGCTTGAGATCGGGCGCAAGGCCGACGCCGTCGCCTTCCTGCACACCACCGGCTGGCCGGGGGCGCTGGCCCGCGAGAACATCGGGCATTACGAGATCGAGTACGCCGACGGCAGCAAACTGGTGCAGCCGCTGGAATACGGACGGCACATCCGCGCGTGGACGGACTTGCTGCCCACCTCCATGATCCCGGCGCCCGGCTGGGCGGGACAGACGGCGGACGGGCTGGCCGTGAACGTGCCGATACTGGAATGGAAAAACCCCAAACCCGGCGCGGTCATTCGGAACATCACGCTGGTCAGCGAGGGCAAGAATGCCAATCCCGCCCTGATTGGACTGACCCTGATCGGCGGCGGAAAATAG
- a CDS encoding ABC transporter permease produces MTTTTPSTTAPAKKQESIFWRRFRKSTPGKVGGIIVILFVLLAVFAQVLRPYDPTTDRNYRLNLKPPSITALWNPDARETYTDPVTGKTNLWAAPFGTDNLGRDVFTRVLHGTRISLKVGVVSTILALVIGSLLGVLAGYFGGWLDNVLGYLSDVMLAFPSILLAIGFASIFSVDNPPILIAAMDRLFALSSPQLVTAMLAVSLVQVPVYLRLARSVVLSVREREFVQAAGALGASQGRMIFRHVLPNSLSPLIVQGALSIATATIEVAALGFLGIGAQPPLPEWGTMISDSRSYYVDYPWTMIFPGLAIFLTVLGFNLLGDGLRDVLDPRSTQ; encoded by the coding sequence ATGACCACCACGACACCCTCCACCACCGCGCCCGCCAAAAAGCAGGAGAGCATCTTCTGGCGGCGCTTCCGCAAGAGCACGCCGGGCAAGGTCGGCGGCATCATCGTGATCCTGTTCGTGCTGCTGGCCGTGTTCGCGCAGGTGCTGCGCCCCTACGATCCCACCACGGACCGCAATTACCGCCTGAATCTCAAGCCCCCCAGCATCACGGCGCTGTGGAACCCGGACGCCAGGGAAACGTACACCGACCCCGTGACGGGCAAGACCAACCTCTGGGCTGCCCCGTTTGGCACGGACAATCTGGGCCGCGACGTGTTCACGCGCGTGCTGCACGGCACCCGCATCTCGCTGAAGGTGGGCGTGGTGTCCACCATTCTGGCACTAGTCATCGGCTCGCTGCTGGGCGTGCTGGCCGGGTATTTCGGCGGCTGGCTGGACAACGTGCTGGGCTACCTGAGCGACGTGATGCTGGCCTTTCCCAGCATTCTGCTGGCCATTGGCTTTGCCAGCATCTTCAGCGTGGACAATCCACCGATCCTCATCGCCGCGATGGACCGACTCTTCGCGTTGAGCAGTCCACAGCTGGTGACGGCCATGCTGGCCGTGTCTCTGGTGCAGGTGCCTGTCTATCTGCGTCTGGCCCGCAGCGTGGTCCTCAGCGTCCGCGAGCGCGAGTTCGTGCAGGCCGCCGGAGCACTGGGCGCGTCGCAGGGGCGTATGATCTTCCGGCACGTGCTGCCCAACAGCCTCTCGCCGCTGATCGTGCAGGGCGCGCTGAGCATCGCCACCGCCACCATCGAGGTGGCCGCCCTGGGCTTCCTGGGCATCGGCGCGCAGCCCCCGCTGCCGGAATGGGGCACCATGATCAGCGACTCGCGCTCGTACTACGTGGATTACCCCTGGACCATGATCTTCCCCGGTCTGGCCATTTTCCTGACGGTGCTGGGCTTTAACCTGCTGGGCGACGGCCTGCGGGACGTGCTGGACCCGCGCAGCACCCAGTAG